Proteins encoded by one window of Arachis hypogaea cultivar Tifrunner chromosome 1, arahy.Tifrunner.gnm2.J5K5, whole genome shotgun sequence:
- the LOC112791366 gene encoding uncharacterized protein: MLSTCAVSSSPLPILPPVRTGGQHHKRNIVSSDNFPGRPRTTYSSRSLKPTYTQFPFGTRACSARTATFICAAALNARCGAEQTQTVTRQAPTMTHVPAKEKSPQLDDGGTGFPPGDDDDGGGGGGGGGGNWSGGFFFFGFLAFLGFLKDKESEGDAYKSSRRR; the protein is encoded by the exons ATGTTGAGCACTTGTGCAGTTTCATCTTCACCTTTGCCCATATTACCACCGG TGAGAACAGGTGGTCAGCACCACAAGAGGAATATTGTTTCTTCAGATAACTTTCCAGGACGACCACGGACGACTTATAGTTCAAGATCATTGAAGCCTACTTATACACAGTTTCCATTTGGTACGAGAGCATGTTCTGCTCGGACTGCAACTTTTATATGTGCTGCAGCTTTG aatgcaagATGTGGTGCAGAGCAAACTCAAACTGTTACACGCCAAGCTCCAACAATGACTCACGTTCCTG CGAAGGAGAAGTCACCACAACTTGATGATGGAGGAACTGGATTTCCACCTGGCGACGATGATGATGGCGGcggtggaggtggtggtggtggaggcaaCTGGTCTGGTGGATTTTTCTTTTTCGGGTTTCTTGCTTTTCTTGGATTCTTAAAGGATAAGGAAAGTGAAGGTGACGCATACAAGAGTAGTAGGAGGAGGTGA